In Marinobacter sp. M3C, the genomic stretch GGCGCGTTTGATTACCTGCCAAAACCGTTTGATCTGGACGACGCCGTGGCTCTGGTTCGGCGCGCCGCCGGCCACAGCCGCGAACGTCGCGCAAAAACCGACAGCGTTCATGAAAAGGCCGCTGACGGCGCCGAAATTATTGGCGAAGCACCGGCCATGCAAGAGGTGTTTCGCGCCATAGGCCGACTGTCGCACTCTAACATTACCGTGCTGATTAACGGCGAAAGCGGCACAGGCAAAGAGCTGGTGGCACAGGCCCTGCACAACCACAGCCCCCGCACCGGACAGCCGTTTATCGCGCTGAATATGGCCGCGATTCCAAAAGACCTGGTGGAGTCAGAACTGTTCGGCCACGAGAAAGGCGCGTTCACCGGCGCTGCATCTACGCGCCAGGGGCGCTTCGAACAAGCCGACGGCGGCACCCTGTTTCTGGACGAAATTGGTGACATGCCCGCAGACAGCCAGACCCGCCTGCTGCGAGTATTGGCAGACGGTGAATTCTACCGAGTGGGTGGCACCACATCGGTCAAGGTGGATGTGCGCATTATTGCCGCCACTCATCAAAACCTGGAAACCCTGGTACAGGCCGGCAGCTTTCGGGAAGACCTGTTCCACCGCCTGAACGTGATACGCATACACTTGCCGCGGCTGACCGAGCGCCGCGAAGACATACCGCAACTGCTGAGCTATTTTCTCAAACGTGCGGCAAAAGAGCTGAATGTGGACGCCAAGCTGCTGCGCCCAGACGCCGAGGCTTACTTGTCTACCCTGCCCTGGCCCGGCAATGTGCGCCAGCTGGAAAACACCTGCCGTTGGTTAACGGTAATGGCCAGCGGCCGCGAAGTTCACGTGGACGACCTGCCGCCAGAGCTGCGCCAACAAGCTGCCAGCAGCGCCACCGGTAAAACCTGGCAGGAAGCCCTTGGCCTTTGGGCGGAACAGGAGTTCAAGCGCGGCCGCAGTGATCTGTTGACCGGCGCGCTGCCGGAGTTTGAAAAAATCATGATCAACGCAGCCCTGCACCACACCGCAGGCCGCCGCCGTGACGCCTCCTTATTACTGGGCTGGGGCCGCAACACTCTAACCCGCAAAATCAATGAACTAGAGCTGAATTCGGCGGATTCA encodes the following:
- the ntrC gene encoding nitrogen regulation protein NR(I), coding for MSTSTVAWIIDDDRSIRWVLDRALTQAGLRTRSFDNGDNIMRQLEHEQPDVIISDIRMPGIDGLSLLARITESHPGLPVIIMTAHSDLESAVSSYQTGAFDYLPKPFDLDDAVALVRRAAGHSRERRAKTDSVHEKAADGAEIIGEAPAMQEVFRAIGRLSHSNITVLINGESGTGKELVAQALHNHSPRTGQPFIALNMAAIPKDLVESELFGHEKGAFTGAASTRQGRFEQADGGTLFLDEIGDMPADSQTRLLRVLADGEFYRVGGTTSVKVDVRIIAATHQNLETLVQAGSFREDLFHRLNVIRIHLPRLTERREDIPQLLSYFLKRAAKELNVDAKLLRPDAEAYLSTLPWPGNVRQLENTCRWLTVMASGREVHVDDLPPELRQQAASSATGKTWQEALGLWAEQEFKRGRSDLLTGALPEFEKIMINAALHHTAGRRRDASLLLGWGRNTLTRKINELELNSADSPD